From the genome of Ralstonia pickettii, one region includes:
- a CDS encoding NRPS-independent rhizoferrin synthetase, with protein MQRRSDTAAHTETASAAVAAGNLRLESIPALREAGVQTEHWSTAQQLARRRVLSRLLQALFREALLSADQLIADTRADVTLLPIWQQRVLLRFTGLRPGALGSWTLTGDVAVLAHERPPTPIERPSALLHWLAPMLDMGDAAEAHRLAAIGRLAAELDNSQDNDTLCQAYRLAWGARLAAEHRTAAWQDALALLCGDGTPPALARTEQWGTGGHPWHPAYKTRLGLAPDQVIALSPEFEAQVPLGVVAVAAHRLQVTSMDGVQPYANWFAATFPETMVAFRKALLARQLAPEAWLPLPVHPWQRDTTLGETFAAEFAAGELIRLPDINIAARPTMSFRTVAATDAPGGPMLKLPVSMRLTSVERTVSPKSAVMGPRVSALLERILANDAALASVLSIVPERHGIHLTGTDDDRARHLSMIVRDNPTARIAGNERLLPVGALFTPDFTADMTHAAAPLLLDTVLARQADGTRAERAARFFDAYLHVAIPAIVGLYLRYGIALEAHQQNTFVVIDAAGMPVRLVVRDFGDVKIALPTLRGQGFSIEPFRAGHTTYPDRDIPRKKLIHAFLLCHIGELALALFPERGSAVGLRQWHDAMQAVFEANRTALDADTWKQERHALLEAPWSFKTFVRMRLRDQSDDMHAALPNPLADAVRT; from the coding sequence GTGCAACGACGATCTGATACCGCCGCCCACACCGAAACCGCATCCGCTGCCGTTGCGGCCGGCAACCTTCGCCTTGAATCCATTCCTGCGCTGCGCGAAGCCGGCGTGCAGACCGAACATTGGTCGACAGCGCAGCAGTTGGCACGCCGCCGCGTGCTGTCGCGCCTGCTGCAGGCGTTGTTTCGTGAAGCGCTGCTCAGCGCAGATCAACTCATCGCCGATACACGGGCCGATGTGACCTTGCTGCCCATCTGGCAGCAGCGCGTGCTGTTGCGCTTTACCGGGCTGCGGCCCGGCGCGCTAGGAAGCTGGACGCTGACGGGCGATGTTGCCGTGCTGGCGCACGAGCGCCCGCCGACGCCGATTGAACGTCCATCAGCCCTGCTCCACTGGCTCGCGCCCATGCTGGACATGGGCGATGCCGCCGAGGCCCATCGCCTCGCCGCCATCGGCCGGCTCGCGGCAGAACTCGACAACAGCCAGGACAACGACACGCTGTGCCAGGCCTATCGGCTCGCCTGGGGCGCACGTCTCGCTGCCGAGCACCGCACCGCCGCGTGGCAAGACGCGCTGGCCCTGCTCTGCGGCGACGGTACGCCCCCCGCCTTGGCGCGCACCGAGCAGTGGGGCACCGGCGGCCACCCGTGGCATCCGGCCTACAAGACACGGCTGGGACTGGCTCCTGACCAGGTGATTGCTCTGTCGCCGGAGTTCGAGGCACAGGTGCCCCTCGGCGTGGTGGCGGTGGCGGCGCATCGACTGCAGGTCACGTCGATGGACGGTGTGCAGCCGTACGCCAATTGGTTCGCGGCCACGTTCCCGGAGACCATGGTGGCGTTTCGCAAAGCCCTGTTGGCGCGCCAGCTTGCGCCCGAAGCGTGGCTGCCGCTGCCGGTTCACCCATGGCAGCGCGACACGACACTCGGCGAGACTTTCGCCGCAGAATTTGCCGCAGGCGAATTGATCCGTTTGCCGGACATCAACATTGCCGCCCGGCCAACGATGTCATTCCGCACCGTGGCCGCGACCGACGCGCCGGGCGGCCCGATGCTCAAGCTGCCGGTCAGCATGCGGCTGACCAGCGTTGAGCGCACCGTATCGCCCAAATCGGCCGTGATGGGCCCGCGCGTGAGTGCGCTGCTGGAACGCATCCTCGCGAACGACGCAGCATTGGCGAGCGTCTTGTCGATCGTGCCGGAGCGCCATGGCATCCACTTGACCGGCACCGACGACGATCGCGCCCGGCATCTTTCGATGATCGTGCGCGACAACCCGACCGCACGCATTGCCGGCAACGAACGGCTGCTGCCGGTCGGCGCCCTCTTCACGCCCGACTTCACCGCCGACATGACGCACGCAGCAGCACCGCTGCTGCTCGACACCGTGCTGGCGCGCCAGGCCGACGGCACGCGCGCCGAGCGGGCTGCGCGCTTTTTCGATGCGTACCTGCACGTCGCCATTCCGGCCATCGTCGGCCTCTATTTGCGTTACGGCATCGCTTTGGAGGCGCATCAGCAGAACACCTTCGTCGTCATCGACGCGGCCGGGATGCCGGTGCGGCTGGTGGTGCGTGACTTTGGCGACGTGAAGATCGCCCTGCCGACGCTGCGGGGCCAAGGCTTTTCAATCGAGCCGTTCCGTGCCGGCCACACCACGTATCCCGATCGGGACATCCCGCGCAAGAAGCTGATCCACGCCTTCCTGCTGTGCCATATCGGTGAGCTGGCGCTGGCGCTGTTTCCCGAACGCGGTAGCGCCGTCGGGCTACGCCAGTGGCATGACGCCATGCAGGCCGTGTTCGAGGCAAACCGCACGGCGCTGGATGCCGACACCTGGAAGCAGGAGCGTCACGCGCTGCTCGAAGCGCCATGGTCGTTCAAGACGTTCGTCCGCATGCGCCTGCGCGACCAGTCCGACGACATGCACGCCGCGTTGCCTAACCCGCTGGCCGACGCGGTTCGGACATGA
- a CDS encoding phosphocholine-specific phospholipase C, protein MTSNSRRGFLRSAAQLAAASAAMGAVPEGIRQALAIPAHNAHRNIEDVQHIVILMQENRSFDHYFGTLRGVRGYGDTRTVTLPSGKSVWHQPVAGGAGEVLPFRPSAPDLGLQFLQDLPHGWNDTHLAVNGGRYDGWVPHKGTTTMAYLTRQDIPFHYALADAFTICDAYHCATPTSTDPNRYYMWTGYVGNDNVGGGPVIDNAEAGYGWSTYPEVLEAAGISWKIYQDIGTGLDAAGSWGWTSDAYIGNYGDNSLLYFKQYQNAQPGSPLYDKARTGTNAAAGDGYFDILKRDVQNGTLPQVSWIAAPEAFSEHPNWPANYGAWYIDQVLQVLTSNPEVWSKTAVFITYDENDGFFDHLVPPFAASGSNGLSTVDTTGEYFPGNSTYSAGSYGLGQRVPMLVVSPWSKGGYVCSETFDHTSIIRFIEQRFKRTHGVKSPNISKWRRAVCGDLTSAFNFATPNEVVPALPSTAAYVPKDKLRHASYVPLPPLVQAVPKQEAGVRPSRALPYELFVRGRQDEAAGKFQLEFVNTGDVGAAFLVYTAGSTDAPRTYTVEAGKRLSDKLAVNAGGAYDFTVHGPNGFLRRFVGKLTLSGLLRPHGHALEVKEGYDVANGNLQLRLINHGRAPTVFTIKSAYTGESVQREVRGGDDASVYLDLRSHHAWYDLTVTASTDAGFARRLAGHVETGRVSASDPALSA, encoded by the coding sequence ATGACCTCCAACAGTCGCCGTGGTTTTCTCCGTTCCGCTGCCCAACTGGCTGCCGCATCGGCAGCCATGGGCGCGGTGCCCGAAGGCATTCGCCAGGCGCTGGCGATTCCCGCCCATAACGCGCACCGCAACATCGAGGACGTGCAGCACATCGTGATCCTCATGCAGGAAAACCGCTCGTTCGACCATTACTTCGGCACGCTCCGCGGCGTGCGGGGGTATGGCGATACGCGCACCGTCACGCTGCCGAGCGGCAAGAGCGTGTGGCATCAGCCGGTGGCCGGCGGCGCGGGCGAGGTGCTGCCGTTCCGCCCGAGCGCGCCCGATCTGGGCCTGCAGTTCCTGCAAGACCTGCCGCACGGCTGGAACGACACGCACCTTGCCGTCAACGGCGGCCGCTATGACGGCTGGGTCCCGCACAAGGGCACCACGACGATGGCGTATCTCACACGCCAGGACATTCCGTTCCACTACGCCCTGGCCGACGCCTTCACCATTTGCGACGCCTATCACTGCGCGACGCCCACGTCGACCGACCCGAACCGCTACTACATGTGGACAGGCTATGTCGGCAACGACAACGTCGGCGGCGGCCCGGTAATCGACAACGCAGAAGCCGGCTACGGCTGGTCGACGTATCCGGAAGTGCTGGAGGCCGCCGGTATTTCGTGGAAGATCTATCAGGACATCGGTACTGGGCTGGACGCCGCAGGTTCCTGGGGCTGGACGAGCGACGCCTACATCGGCAACTACGGCGACAACTCGCTGCTGTACTTCAAGCAATACCAGAATGCACAGCCCGGCAGCCCGCTGTACGACAAGGCGCGCACCGGCACCAACGCAGCAGCCGGCGACGGCTACTTCGACATCCTCAAGCGTGATGTGCAGAACGGCACGTTGCCGCAGGTGTCGTGGATTGCCGCGCCGGAAGCGTTCTCCGAGCACCCGAACTGGCCGGCCAACTACGGCGCCTGGTACATCGATCAGGTCTTGCAGGTGCTGACCTCCAACCCCGAGGTGTGGAGCAAGACCGCGGTGTTCATCACCTACGACGAGAACGACGGCTTCTTCGATCACCTTGTCCCACCGTTCGCCGCGTCGGGCAGCAATGGACTGTCGACGGTCGATACCACGGGCGAATACTTCCCGGGCAACAGCACGTACAGTGCCGGCAGCTACGGCCTGGGCCAGCGCGTGCCGATGCTTGTGGTATCGCCGTGGTCAAAGGGCGGCTACGTGTGCTCCGAAACGTTCGACCATACGTCGATCATCCGTTTCATCGAGCAGCGCTTCAAGCGCACGCACGGCGTGAAGTCGCCGAACATCTCGAAGTGGCGTCGCGCCGTGTGCGGTGATCTGACGTCGGCGTTCAACTTCGCCACGCCCAACGAGGTGGTGCCTGCATTGCCGAGCACCGCAGCCTACGTGCCGAAGGACAAGCTGCGCCACGCCAGCTACGTGCCGCTGCCCCCGCTGGTGCAGGCCGTGCCGAAGCAGGAAGCGGGCGTGCGCCCGTCGCGTGCGCTGCCGTACGAACTCTTCGTGCGCGGGCGGCAGGACGAAGCCGCCGGCAAGTTCCAGCTGGAATTCGTGAACACCGGGGACGTGGGGGCAGCCTTCCTCGTCTACACCGCCGGCAGCACGGATGCACCGCGCACCTACACGGTCGAGGCAGGCAAGCGGCTGTCGGACAAGCTGGCCGTGAACGCAGGCGGCGCCTACGACTTCACGGTGCACGGTCCGAACGGCTTCCTGCGCCGCTTTGTCGGCAAGCTGACGCTGTCGGGCCTGCTGCGTCCGCACGGTCACGCGCTGGAAGTGAAGGAAGGCTACGACGTGGCCAACGGCAACCTGCAACTGCGCCTCATCAATCACGGTCGTGCGCCGACCGTCTTCACCATCAAGAGCGCTTACACGGGCGAAAGCGTGCAACGCGAAGTGCGCGGCGGTGACGATGCGTCGGTGTACCTCGACTTGCGCAGCCACCACGCCTGGTACGACCTGACCGTCACGGCCAGCACGGATGCCGGTTTCGCGCGTCGCCTTGCCGGCCACGTTGAAACCGGCCGAGTCAGTGCGTCCGATCCGGCGCTGAGCGCATAA
- the lipA gene encoding lipoyl synthase, translating to MTDSAAGATEVATPATPSNKPYDATAKQKSLDKTARIPIKIVPAEKLKKPDWIRVRAATGNSRFYEIKDILRANNLVTVCEEASCPNIGECFGKGTATFMIMGDKCTRRCPFCDVGHGRPDPLDVNEPENLAKTIAQLKLNYVVITSVDRDDLRDGGAQHYVDCISRTRAMSPATRIEVLVPDFRGRLEKALDILQECPPDVMNHNLETVPRLYKQARPGADYAHSLKLLKDFKARNPNVPTKSGLMVGLGETDEEILEVMRDMREHDIDMLTIGQYLAPSGHHLPVLRYVHPDTFKMFEEKAYEMGFTHAAVGAMVRSSYHADQQAHEAGVV from the coding sequence ATGACCGATTCCGCCGCCGGCGCCACTGAAGTCGCCACCCCTGCCACCCCGTCGAACAAGCCGTACGACGCGACGGCCAAGCAGAAGTCGCTCGACAAGACCGCACGCATTCCCATCAAGATCGTGCCGGCTGAGAAGCTCAAGAAGCCGGATTGGATTCGCGTGCGTGCCGCCACCGGCAACTCCCGCTTCTACGAGATCAAGGACATCCTGCGTGCCAACAACCTCGTGACGGTGTGCGAAGAGGCAAGCTGCCCGAACATCGGCGAGTGCTTCGGCAAGGGCACGGCCACGTTCATGATCATGGGCGACAAGTGCACGCGCCGCTGCCCGTTCTGCGACGTCGGGCACGGCCGGCCCGATCCGCTCGATGTCAACGAGCCGGAAAACCTGGCGAAGACCATCGCCCAGCTGAAGCTCAACTACGTCGTCATCACCAGCGTCGACCGCGACGACCTGCGTGACGGCGGTGCCCAGCATTACGTCGATTGCATCTCGCGCACGCGTGCCATGTCGCCGGCCACGCGCATTGAAGTGCTGGTGCCGGACTTCCGCGGCCGCCTGGAAAAGGCGCTGGACATCCTGCAGGAATGCCCGCCCGACGTGATGAACCACAACCTCGAAACGGTGCCCCGACTGTACAAGCAGGCCCGTCCGGGTGCGGACTACGCGCACTCGCTCAAGCTGCTGAAAGACTTCAAGGCCCGCAATCCGAACGTGCCGACCAAGTCCGGCCTGATGGTCGGCCTGGGCGAAACGGATGAGGAAATCCTGGAAGTCATGCGCGACATGCGTGAGCACGACATCGACATGCTGACCATCGGCCAATATCTGGCGCCATCGGGCCACCATCTGCCGGTGCTGCGCTATGTGCACCCGGACACCTTCAAGATGTTCGAAGAGAAGGCCTACGAGATGGGTTTCACGCACGCGGCCGTGGGCGCCATGGTGCGCAGTTCGTACCACGCGGATCAGCAGGCACACGAAGCCGGCGTGGTCTGA
- the lipB gene encoding lipoyl(octanoyl) transferase LipB: protein MIPIDIVERGLQDYAACFDEMQTFTAQRGPETPDTIWLVEHPPVFTLGLAGDPAHLLAPGNIPLVKVDRGGQITYHGPGQVVAYLLLDLRRRGLFVKALVDAIEAAVIQTLATYNVASERKAGAPGIYLSSGPHAGAKIAALGLKIRNGCSYHGVSLNLAMDLSPFTQINPCGYAGLETVDMVTAGARDASGRPVDANDWQTVSRDLADALVAQLQQRAQAHPAEAATA, encoded by the coding sequence ATGATTCCGATTGACATCGTCGAACGCGGCCTGCAGGACTACGCCGCCTGCTTCGACGAAATGCAGACATTCACCGCGCAACGGGGCCCTGAAACGCCCGACACGATCTGGCTGGTCGAACACCCGCCAGTGTTCACGCTCGGCCTGGCCGGGGATCCTGCGCATCTGTTGGCCCCCGGCAACATCCCGCTGGTGAAAGTCGACCGTGGCGGTCAGATCACTTATCACGGGCCCGGCCAAGTCGTCGCCTACCTCCTGCTGGATTTGCGCCGCCGCGGGCTGTTCGTGAAGGCGCTGGTCGATGCGATCGAGGCGGCCGTCATCCAGACGCTCGCCACGTATAATGTCGCCTCCGAACGCAAGGCTGGCGCCCCCGGCATCTACCTGTCGAGCGGGCCGCATGCTGGCGCCAAGATCGCCGCGCTGGGCCTGAAGATCCGCAACGGCTGCAGCTACCACGGCGTGAGCCTGAACCTGGCGATGGACCTGTCGCCTTTCACGCAGATCAACCCGTGTGGCTATGCCGGTCTGGAAACCGTCGACATGGTGACCGCCGGCGCCCGCGATGCGTCCGGACGCCCCGTTGATGCCAACGACTGGCAAACCGTTTCCCGCGACCTGGCCGATGCGCTGGTCGCCCAATTGCAGCAACGCGCGCAAGCGCACCCCGCCGAGGCCGCTACCGCATAG
- a CDS encoding DUF2917 domain-containing protein: MKAVLTKIVFTLQPGEVVALRMPGNQNLRVEEACGRDVWVTHENKAGDEWLRAGGSVAVKRGEEIVVSVDPKALGPVALAVEATDGHMPRKPWHVTDGWRHTLAALGWNEHADTPIVAA; encoded by the coding sequence ATGAAAGCTGTACTAACAAAAATTGTATTCACTCTGCAGCCCGGCGAAGTGGTGGCATTGCGCATGCCGGGCAACCAGAATCTGCGCGTCGAAGAAGCCTGTGGTCGCGACGTATGGGTCACGCACGAGAACAAAGCCGGCGACGAATGGCTGCGCGCGGGCGGCAGCGTTGCCGTGAAGCGCGGCGAAGAAATCGTCGTCTCGGTCGACCCGAAAGCCCTCGGCCCCGTCGCACTGGCCGTGGAAGCCACCGACGGTCACATGCCGCGCAAGCCTTGGCACGTGACCGACGGCTGGCGCCACACGCTCGCCGCGCTCGGCTGGAACGAACACGCCGATACGCCCATCGTGGCCGCCTGA
- a CDS encoding transcriptional regulator GcvA: MTEIREPMRLPSLGALRVFEAAARYESFSRAATELFVTHGAVSHQMRTLEDELGVPLFERRGKRVMLTHAGRAYADRVREALDQIAQATHQLRAGNRDNRLAISTMPSFAARWLTPHIGTFIERHPELEVELFSSPALVDFAREEMDVALRMGSGNYPGLYVEKLLDDVFFPVCSPSFNGGRLPRTVAEMATMTLLRSEGEDWEPWFEAAGVSGFVEPRGGLMFQDSSLLLQAAAAGQGIALIRPTLAFNELLAGRVVRLFETTTPCPWNYYFVCPHSALQTPKMQAFRAWLLPEIAAFKLKLARLMDDNTVCLGHVAKG, translated from the coding sequence ATGACCGAGATCCGCGAACCAATGCGCTTGCCGTCACTTGGCGCGCTGAGGGTGTTTGAGGCGGCAGCCCGCTATGAGAGTTTTTCGCGTGCAGCGACGGAGCTGTTCGTTACGCACGGCGCGGTCAGCCATCAGATGCGCACCCTGGAAGACGAGCTGGGCGTTCCGTTGTTCGAGCGGCGCGGCAAGCGCGTCATGCTTACGCACGCGGGTCGCGCCTATGCCGATCGCGTGCGCGAGGCGCTCGACCAGATCGCCCAGGCCACGCATCAGTTGCGCGCCGGCAACCGCGACAACCGCCTGGCCATCAGCACGATGCCGTCGTTCGCGGCGCGCTGGCTGACGCCGCATATCGGCACCTTCATCGAGCGCCATCCCGAGCTGGAGGTGGAGCTGTTCTCCAGCCCCGCGCTGGTCGACTTTGCGCGCGAAGAGATGGACGTGGCGCTGCGCATGGGTTCGGGCAACTATCCGGGCCTGTACGTGGAAAAGCTGCTTGACGATGTGTTCTTCCCGGTCTGCAGTCCGTCGTTCAACGGCGGGCGCCTGCCACGTACGGTGGCCGAGATGGCGACCATGACCCTGCTGCGCAGCGAGGGTGAGGATTGGGAGCCATGGTTCGAGGCGGCTGGCGTCTCTGGGTTTGTGGAGCCGCGTGGCGGGCTGATGTTCCAGGACTCGTCGCTGCTGTTGCAGGCAGCCGCGGCGGGGCAGGGCATTGCGCTGATCCGCCCGACACTGGCGTTCAACGAATTGCTGGCCGGCCGTGTGGTGCGCCTGTTCGAGACGACGACGCCGTGTCCGTGGAACTACTACTTCGTCTGCCCGCACAGCGCGCTGCAGACGCCCAAGATGCAGGCTTTCCGCGCGTGGCTGCTGCCGGAGATTGCGGCGTTCAAGCTCAAGCTGGCGCGGTTGATGGATGACAACACGGTCTGCCTGGGGCACGTGGCCAAAGGCTGA
- a CDS encoding YbeD family protein: MTSSHTPPPGHIPPEQSLIEYPSDFPIKVMGPMHDDFAQTIVEVVRLHDPEFHEGRLEKRPSSSGNYLGLTVTVRATSREQLDALYQALTSHPMVKIVL, translated from the coding sequence ATGACCTCCTCTCACACACCCCCGCCGGGCCACATTCCGCCCGAACAGTCGCTCATCGAATACCCGAGCGATTTCCCCATCAAGGTGATGGGGCCGATGCATGACGACTTTGCCCAGACCATCGTCGAAGTCGTCCGCCTGCACGACCCCGAATTCCACGAAGGGCGCCTGGAAAAACGTCCGTCATCCAGCGGCAACTATCTGGGCCTGACCGTAACGGTGCGCGCCACCAGCCGCGAACAGCTCGATGCGCTGTACCAGGCACTGACCAGCCATCCGATGGTCAAGATCGTGCTGTGA
- a CDS encoding D-alanyl-D-alanine carboxypeptidase family protein — MQNRFAHFTPIAFHSAAATAVAAAVLVTALPAMAQPVPAPQVAARSWMLTDVTSGQVLGGANMDERIEPASLTKLMTAYLVFEAVRDGKLKYDQMITPTETVRTVKNDESRMFLEAGKPASVRELTQGLIIQSGNDAALVLAEAVGGTETNFVMLMNREAERLGMKNTHFMNAAGLPDPNHYSTARDLSILTAALIKNFPQDYKFYSQKDFTYNNIKQSNRNRLLWLDPTVDGGKTGHTKSAGYCLVTSANRPLPDVPGASRRLLSVIVGTKSDAIRTQESLKVLNYGYQFFDTVRLYQAKEALQTPDVYKGQAKSVKLGVAEDKWITVPKGAGARLKPVLERKDPLIAPIAQGQQLGTVKVMDGSTVVSEFPVVALEAVPEAGFIGRTIDAVKLWFKKK, encoded by the coding sequence ATGCAGAACCGCTTCGCCCATTTCACGCCCATCGCCTTCCATTCCGCCGCCGCAACCGCTGTGGCAGCCGCCGTGCTGGTCACCGCGCTGCCCGCCATGGCGCAGCCGGTGCCCGCCCCGCAAGTCGCGGCCCGCTCGTGGATGCTGACCGACGTGACCAGCGGCCAGGTGCTCGGCGGTGCCAACATGGACGAACGCATCGAGCCTGCCTCGCTCACCAAGCTGATGACGGCCTACCTCGTCTTCGAAGCCGTGCGCGACGGCAAGCTCAAGTACGACCAGATGATCACGCCGACCGAGACCGTGCGCACCGTCAAGAACGACGAATCCCGCATGTTCCTGGAAGCCGGCAAGCCCGCCTCGGTGCGCGAGTTGACGCAAGGCCTGATCATCCAGTCCGGCAACGACGCGGCCCTCGTGCTTGCCGAGGCGGTGGGCGGCACGGAGACCAACTTCGTGATGCTGATGAACCGCGAAGCTGAGCGTCTGGGCATGAAGAACACTCACTTCATGAATGCCGCCGGCCTGCCCGACCCGAACCACTACTCGACCGCACGTGATCTATCCATCCTGACTGCCGCGCTCATCAAGAACTTCCCGCAGGACTACAAGTTCTACTCGCAGAAGGATTTCACCTATAACAACATCAAGCAGTCCAACCGCAACCGCCTGCTGTGGCTTGATCCGACCGTCGACGGCGGCAAGACGGGCCACACCAAGTCGGCCGGCTACTGCCTCGTCACATCGGCCAACCGCCCGCTGCCGGACGTGCCGGGGGCGAGCCGCCGCCTGCTGTCGGTCATCGTCGGCACCAAGAGCGATGCCATCCGCACGCAGGAAAGCCTGAAGGTGCTGAACTACGGCTATCAGTTCTTCGATACGGTGCGGCTATACCAGGCCAAGGAAGCGCTGCAGACGCCCGACGTGTACAAGGGCCAGGCCAAGAGCGTGAAACTCGGCGTGGCGGAAGACAAGTGGATCACCGTGCCCAAGGGCGCAGGTGCGCGCCTGAAGCCGGTGCTGGAGCGCAAGGACCCGCTGATCGCCCCGATCGCCCAGGGCCAGCAACTGGGCACGGTCAAGGTGATGGACGGCTCGACCGTGGTGTCAGAATTCCCGGTGGTAGCGCTTGAAGCGGTGCCGGAAGCCGGCTTTATCGGCCGCACCATCGACGCGGTCAAGCTGTGGTTTAAAAAGAAGTAA
- a CDS encoding alpha/beta hydrolase, translated as MNVHTEERLIPGPVGQIDLSIDQPDTALRGLALIGHPHPLFGGTKDNKVAQTLARTFVGLGYATVRLNFRGVGKTEGTHDNGIGEQDDMLAVLDWMRTQTEWSADIATLPLALGGFSFGSFVVSQVARRLAEAGTPAERLALVGTATSRWDVAPVPADTIIIHGEQDDTVPLIDVLNWARPQELPVIVIPGADHFFHRKLHLIRKLIAGAWAPKP; from the coding sequence ATGAACGTTCATACCGAAGAACGCCTGATTCCGGGCCCCGTCGGGCAGATCGACCTCTCGATCGACCAGCCGGACACCGCCCTGCGCGGCCTGGCGCTGATCGGCCATCCGCATCCGCTGTTCGGCGGCACCAAGGACAACAAGGTCGCGCAGACGCTGGCACGCACCTTCGTCGGCCTGGGCTACGCGACGGTGCGCCTGAATTTTCGCGGCGTAGGCAAGACCGAAGGCACGCACGACAACGGCATCGGCGAGCAGGACGACATGCTGGCCGTGCTGGACTGGATGCGCACGCAGACCGAATGGTCTGCCGATATCGCCACGCTGCCCCTGGCACTGGGCGGCTTTTCGTTCGGCAGCTTTGTCGTGTCCCAAGTGGCACGCCGCCTGGCCGAAGCCGGCACACCCGCCGAGCGCCTGGCGCTGGTCGGGACCGCCACCTCGCGCTGGGACGTTGCGCCGGTGCCGGCCGACACCATCATCATTCACGGCGAACAGGATGACACCGTGCCGCTCATCGACGTGCTCAACTGGGCGCGCCCGCAGGAGCTGCCCGTGATCGTCATCCCGGGCGCCGATCATTTCTTCCATCGCAAGCTGCATCTGATCCGGAAGCTCATTGCAGGCGCCTGGGCGCCAAAACCGTAA
- a CDS encoding (2Fe-2S) ferredoxin domain-containing protein, whose product MSSHYKHHVFFCLNEREDGSRCCADFGAKAMQEYAKKRCKELGINGEGRVRINKAGCLDRCELGPVMVVYPDAVWYTFVDKEDIDEIIQSHLVEGKPVERLMVDRPANV is encoded by the coding sequence ATGAGCAGCCACTACAAGCACCACGTTTTCTTTTGCCTGAACGAGCGCGAGGACGGCTCGCGTTGCTGCGCCGACTTTGGCGCCAAGGCCATGCAGGAATACGCCAAGAAGCGCTGCAAGGAACTCGGCATCAACGGCGAAGGCCGCGTGCGCATCAACAAGGCGGGCTGCCTGGACCGCTGCGAACTCGGTCCGGTCATGGTGGTCTACCCCGACGCCGTCTGGTACACGTTCGTCGACAAGGAAGACATCGACGAAATCATCCAGAGCCATCTGGTCGAAGGCAAACCGGTCGAACGACTGATGGTCGACCGCCCCGCCAACGTGTGA